Proteins from a genomic interval of Daphnia pulex isolate KAP4 chromosome 4, ASM2113471v1:
- the LOC124192849 gene encoding uncharacterized protein LOC124192849 has product MFSRIRLREEDARLHQFLFQDQDSEVIDVYQMDRLAFDNKCSLFVTIFTLRRTALDFGEEKEEVTKAVVDDTYVDDWLESRRSVKEAVLIAKDKSRVFEKGDFKLRGWVSNSNHLIEEIAPERRCMTKPEVQLGSEEEATVLGIVWRRAADLLSFSIRQLPERSKKRRGLAGRLASIYNPPGFSIRLLLKPRFR; this is encoded by the coding sequence ATGTTTTCAAGAATTCGCCTGAGAGAAGAAGACGCTCGTCTACACCAATTCCTGTTTCAGGATCAAGACTCGGAAGTAATCGACGTCTATCAAATGGACCGTCTTGCGTTTGATAATAAATGCTCTCTGTTCGTCACCATCTTTACGCTCCGCCGGACTGCCTTGGACTTCGgagaggagaaggaggaagtAACAAAAGCCGTCGTCGACGATACGTACGTGGACGATTGGCTAGAAAGCCGCAGAAGCGTGAAAGAAGCTGTACTGATAGCAAAGGACAAGTCACGGGTATTTGAAAAAGGCGACTTCAAACTCCGCGGTTGGGTATCCAATTCGAATCATCTTATAGAAGAAATAGCACCTGAAAGGCGGTGCATGACCAAACCAGAAGTTCAACTGGGGAGCGAAGAGGAAGCAACCGTTCTCGGCATTGTGTGGCGCAGAGCAGCAGATTTATTGTCGTTTTCCATCCGCCAGTTACcagaaagaagtaaaaagagacGCGGATTGGCTGGCCGATTAGCATCCATCTACAATCCTCCCGGATTTTCTATCCGCTTACTATTAAAGCCAAGATTCCGTTAG
- the LOC124192848 gene encoding microtubule-actin cross-linking factor 1-like gives METVLSQIEEHKTFQKDIAAQREVMLSLDKKGTHLKYFSQKQDVILIKNLLISVQHRWERVLSRAAERTRALDHAYKEAKEYHDSWHELYSWLDEAEKGFDDAVLQLGKDPEKIKQLLAKHKEFQRTLGAKQPTYDGVVRLGKLVKDRAPKTDEPTLKQMMSDLKAKWQSVCNKSVDRQRKLEEGLLFSGQFKDAIQALVDWLCKTDPAQMMEGPVHGDLDTVMALREQHKNFEEELQSRLAQTKQVRKMAVDVMSNASEEDRSNIQKQVSELDVTWENVSKASNTRSARLDDALAQAETLHKAVNMLLKWLSDAEMKLRFAGALPDEEPETLQQLADHHKFLEEVIKKEADKDDTLALAQDILGKAYPDAVSVIRHWITIIQSRWEEVMAWANQREHRLNEHLRNLREMASILEELLAWLSTAEKTLITLEAETLPDDLPIIEGLIKDHQEFMEDMAKRQPEVDRVCKTKQPPRNNQPGEIERKPSRNKSTSSVPDREFSQSPTRESSPEHDTPARRPSRVTPDLENSLIPRLVRPRSVITTFNGSPQHDNFTLEVEELPELKAGGYQLNYFYVGGSSSKAVNSHMNDFFREPIGDEEKKPARINRLFGQPDFNLDIEFRRFCITESFGTE, from the exons ATGGAGACCGTCCTCTCCCAAATTGAAGAGCACAAAACCTTCCAAAAAGACATTGCGGCTCAACGCGAGGTGATGCTCAGCTTGGACAAGAAGGGAACCCACCTAAAATACTTCAGCCAAAAGCAGGATGTTATCCTGATTAAGAATCTGCTCATCAGCGTTCAACACCGCTGGGAGCGTGTTCTGTCAAGAGCCGCCGAACGAACTAGGGCACTCGATCATGCGTACAAGGAGGCCAAGGAGTACCACGATTCGTGGCACGAACTGTATTCATGGCTGGACGAAGCTGAAAAAG GATTTGACGATGCTGTTCTGCAACTGGGTAAAGACCCCGAGAAAATCAAGCAGCTGTTGGCCAAACACAAGGAGTTTCAACGAACTCTTGGTGCTAAACAACCTACTTATGACGGCGTCGTGCGACTCGGTAAACTTGTCAAGGATCGTGCTCCGAAGACAGATGAGCCCACCTTGAAGCAGATGATGTCTGACCTGAAGGCCAAGTGGCAATCTGTTTGCAACAAGTCAGTTGATCGCCAGAGGAAGCTCGAAGAAGGATTGCTTTTCTCTGGGCAATTCAAGGACGCCATTCAG GCGTTGGTCGACTGGCTGTGCAAAACGGATCCGGCTCAAATGATGGAAGGTCCCGTCCATGGAGATTTAGATACGGTGATGGCGCTGCGTGAACAGCACAAGAACTTTGAAGAAGAGCTTCAAAGCCGATTAGCTCAGACCAAACAGGTCCGAAAAATGGCCGTGGATGTTATGTCAAATGCCAGTGAAGAGGACAGATCAAACATTCAAAAGCAAGTATCCGAATTGGATGTCACCTGGGAAAATGTTTCCAAAGCTTCAAACACCAGATCTGCTCGCCTGGATGATGCTTTAGCCCAAGCGGAAACTTTGCACAAAGCAGTCAACATGCTTCTAAAATGGCTCTCAGATGCTGAAATGAAACTACGATTCGCCGGCGCTCTACCCGATGAAGAACCAGAAACATTGCAACAGTTGGCAGACCATCATAA ATTTTTGGAAGAGGTGATCAAGAAAGAGGCTGACAAAGACGATACCTTGGCATTGGCTCAAGACATCCTTGGCAAGGCCTATCCCGATGCTGTTTCTGTTATCCGTCATTGGATTACCATCATTCAATCTCGATGGGAAGAAGTCATGGCATGGGCTAACCAG cgTGAACACCGTCTTAACGAACACCTCCGCAATTTGCGTGAGATGGCCTCCATTCTAGAAGAGCTTCTGGCTTGGCTGTCCACTGCTGAGAAGACTCTGATTACTCTGGAAGCCGAAACCTTACCTGATGATCTACCTATCATCGAAGGTTTGATCAAGGATCACCAAGAATTTATGGAGGACATGGCTAAACGACAGCCCGAAGTGGATCGCGTGTGTAAAACCAAGCAACCACCTCGAAATAATCAGCCAGGCGAAATCGAGCGTAAACCATCTCGCAACAAGTCGACATCTTC AGTGCCTGATCGAGAATTCAGCCAGAGTCCGACCCGGGAATCATCACCGGAACACGATACTCCTGCGCGCCGTCCCAG CCGTGTAACACCTGACCTAGAAAATTCGCTAATACCCCGTCTAGTCCGACCCAGGTCAGTTATAACTAC GTTTAACGGTTCGCCTCAACACGATAATTTTACTTTGGAAGTTGAAGAGCTACCAGAACTTAAAGCAGGAGGTTACCAATTAAATTACTTTTAT gTTGGAGGGTCATCGAGTAAGGCTGTCAACAGTCAcatgaatgatttttttcgaGAACCGATCGGAGATGAAGAGAAGAAGCCAGCCAGAATAAATCGTTTGTTTGGACAACCCGACTTCAATTTAGACATTGAATTTCGCCGGTTCTGCATAACGGAGTCGTTTGGAACGGAATAA